From the genome of Procambarus clarkii isolate CNS0578487 chromosome 78, FALCON_Pclarkii_2.0, whole genome shotgun sequence:
ctcggccATTCCCACAGTCTCCAGCGTGGGAGGAAGTCCACAAGAACCTGatcactcttccctgattggttagtattTTCACAGCTCTGATCTCAGCGGATGACCCTCAGGGTTTTCTGTCCTAAGGCTTCCTAGTGTGGCTTTTACATCAACGGAGATCACGGCGCCTTTTGTGGTTCTATTCAGGTATCTGAGTGTTGTAACAATGGTAGTTAGTGCTTGTGTTAGTCCATtagttagctctgcttgtgttAGTCCATtagttagctctgcttgtgttAGTCCATtagttagctctgcttgtgttAGTCCATtagttagctctgcttgtgttAGCCCATtagttagctctgcttgtgttAGCCCATTAGTTAGCTCTGCTTGTGCTGGTCCATtagttagctctgcttgtgttAGTCCATtagttagctctgcttgtgttAGTCCATTAGTTAGCTCTGCTTGTGCTAGTCCATtagttagctctgcttgtgttAGCCCATTAGTTAGCTCTGCTTGTGCTGGTGTTAGTCCATtagttagctctgcttgtgttAGTCCATtagttagctctgcttgtgttAGTCCATtagttagctctgcttgtgttAGTCCATTAGTTAGCTCTGCATGTGTTAGCCCATtagttagctctgcttgtgttGAGGAAGCATAGTTCTTAATATGTGATAATTCTTCATTAGCGGGTTTGAAAAACATTGGTAATTATTCTGCACGGTGTTCCAGCTCTGCCATTAGTGGGGAAGCAGAACCATCAATGTAGGTTTGATCTAATTTATTTTCTGTTTATAAAATATGTCAACATTTTATCTCTTGCGATATATTAACAAAAAGAGGTGTGTCTTATGATGCACAATCTGGTTCTTCCACAACATGAACAACACAAAAACTACATGACCCTCAgcaacacctccaccacaacaccaccaccaccacaacaccaccacaacaccaccaccaccaccacaacataaccaccacaacacaaccaccataacacaaccaccaccaccaccaccacaacacaaccaccaccaacaaccaccacaaccaccacaacaccaccacaacacaaccaccaccaacaaccaccacaacaccaccacaacaaaacaAATCTGCCTAATATAACTGCCCCATCCGGCCGTGGAATACAAACACTTAATACACCGATATAAACCCACGTATCATCTTATCAAAGAAATCTTGATTACCAATTCCACTTCTCTTAAGAAAACGGGCGGCGGGCCTGGCTAAAAGACAAGCCAATCTCGCTTCCCTTCAAAGAAACGTGCTGTGGCATCCCAATCCCTGGGATGTCTCCGGCCCCTTGTGTCACTGTGGGACCTGGCCAATCAAAACTTAGCCCTCGCGTGACGGAGGGAAATGATTGGCCAGCTCCGGGGGACATGAGAGGAATTAGCGAGGCATTGGATGAGCCACGACAAGAGGAGAAGGCTAATGAGTGTTTGATAATTAAATCAATCTGCATCGTTGT
Proteins encoded in this window:
- the LOC138357516 gene encoding coagulation factor V-like, giving the protein MFFKPANEELSHIKNYASSTQAELTNGLTHAELTNGLTQAELTNGLTQAELTNGLTQAELTNGLTPAQAELTNGLTQAELTNGLAQAELTNGLTQAELTNGLTQAELTNGPAQAELTNGLTQAELTNGLTQAELTNGLTQAELTNGLTQAELTNGLTQAELTNGLTQALTTIVTTLRYLNRTTKGAVISVDVKATLGSLRTENPEGHPLRSEL